The Desulfatiglans anilini DSM 4660 genome includes a region encoding these proteins:
- a CDS encoding LEA type 2 family protein translates to MRSLPKRICFAVVAAAWMCGCAGFLRSIEPPQVGLSDLRIQAIRHFETLLEVDLRVVNPNDFPLIIQGVACDLALNGQHFGSGVGKEGATIPAFDTGIVSIVVYSSMIDLFRGFLKMPDREELVYSVKGSVRVARERGGTVKIPFESEGRFRLQPFDSDKVSTERRVRAGAREADDYSSVKRSDTRKESVECH, encoded by the coding sequence ATGCGTAGCCTTCCAAAACGGATCTGCTTTGCGGTTGTTGCAGCGGCATGGATGTGCGGATGCGCAGGGTTTCTGCGCTCCATCGAGCCGCCGCAGGTCGGGCTGTCCGACCTTCGCATCCAGGCGATCCGGCACTTCGAGACCTTGTTGGAGGTGGATCTCAGGGTGGTGAACCCGAATGATTTTCCTCTGATCATCCAGGGGGTCGCCTGCGATCTTGCGCTGAACGGGCAGCATTTCGGTTCGGGGGTCGGTAAGGAAGGAGCGACTATTCCCGCTTTCGATACGGGGATTGTTTCGATCGTCGTGTACTCTTCCATGATCGACCTTTTCAGGGGATTTCTGAAAATGCCTGATCGGGAGGAACTGGTTTACAGCGTAAAGGGCTCTGTAAGGGTGGCCAGGGAGAGGGGCGGAACGGTCAAGATCCCCTTCGAGAGCGAAGGGCGTTTCAGGTTGCAGCCTTTTGATTCCGACAAGGTGAGTACGGAGCGGAGAGTTCGTGCGGGAGCGCGTGAAGCGGATGATTATTCAAGCGTCAAAAGATCGGATACAAGGAAAGAGAGTGTCGAATGTCATTGA
- a CDS encoding class I SAM-dependent methyltransferase produces MMAGRVCPPFIGYILLNPLRRLIENPEKMLGGLVQQGMTVLEPGCAMGYFTLPLAHMVGPAGRVVAVDIQPKMLSALSRRARKAGLEKRIDIRQGGSTGMGIVDLAGEVDLVVAIHVVHELPDPARFFEEVRGVMKPGAKLLIIEPKGHVSVARFRETAAFAEAAGLAAVEGLADPRARRALLRKL; encoded by the coding sequence ATGATGGCTGGAAGGGTGTGTCCGCCTTTTATCGGTTATATTCTCTTGAATCCTTTGAGGCGCTTGATCGAGAACCCCGAGAAGATGCTGGGCGGTCTTGTTCAACAGGGGATGACTGTCCTCGAGCCCGGCTGCGCGATGGGGTACTTCACGCTTCCGCTTGCGCACATGGTCGGCCCTGCAGGCAGGGTTGTGGCGGTCGACATTCAGCCCAAAATGCTCTCCGCCCTCTCGCGCCGGGCACGGAAGGCCGGTCTGGAGAAGCGGATCGACATCCGGCAGGGCGGATCCACCGGGATGGGCATTGTGGATCTTGCCGGAGAGGTGGACCTTGTGGTGGCGATCCATGTGGTCCACGAGTTGCCGGATCCGGCGCGGTTCTTCGAGGAAGTGAGAGGGGTCATGAAGCCCGGGGCGAAGCTGCTGATCATAGAACCGAAAGGCCATGTTTCAGTGGCTCGATTCCGCGAAACCGCCGCGTTTGCCGAGGCCGCCGGTCTGGCGGCTGTCGAGGGTTTGGCGGATCCCCGGGCGCGGAGGGCGCTGCTGCGCAAGCTGTGA
- a CDS encoding cache domain-containing protein, translating to MTSDKRKIPFSSYLVALACLIIMHASMESAAKAGKISNTCEAQGAVIAVHCAAEGLGALCRGQEDPGQRITLIRRFIEPIRFYPDRSGYFYVYDLDCRNIAHATQKNLVGKNLYDYQDAKGKYVIRELAEAARVGGGFVTYHWIKPGSEGEKLKLGYVEPIPGTEYFIGTGVYESPMTENGAAPGEKHERGR from the coding sequence ATGACCTCAGACAAAAGAAAAATCCCCTTCTCTTCGTACCTGGTCGCGCTGGCGTGTCTGATCATCATGCATGCCTCGATGGAGTCGGCGGCGAAGGCCGGCAAGATCTCCAATACCTGCGAGGCCCAAGGGGCGGTGATTGCAGTGCACTGCGCCGCCGAAGGGCTCGGCGCCCTGTGCCGGGGCCAGGAAGATCCCGGGCAGCGCATCACCCTCATCCGCCGTTTCATCGAGCCGATCCGATTCTACCCCGATCGGTCCGGCTACTTCTATGTGTATGACCTCGACTGCCGCAACATCGCCCATGCCACCCAGAAAAACCTCGTCGGGAAGAATCTATACGACTATCAGGATGCAAAAGGCAAGTATGTGATCCGTGAACTGGCCGAGGCCGCCCGGGTAGGCGGCGGGTTCGTAACCTACCACTGGATCAAGCCCGGGTCAGAGGGGGAAAAGCTGAAGCTGGGGTATGTCGAACCGATTCCCGGAACAGAATACTTCATCGGCACCGGCGTATACGAGAGCCCCATGACGGAAAACGGCGCCGCACCTGGGGAAAAGCACGAGCGAGGCAGATAG
- a CDS encoding enoyl-CoA hydratase/isomerase family protein, with protein sequence MGYETIIVEIGDDYVADVTLNRPENLNTFNVALATELGQALQELDADQRVRVIVLKGAGKAFCAGIDVGDFHGKSALEYREWIGCMERPLVAISGLCKPVIAQVHGVAAANGAGLVAAADLAVAGESARLGLTAINVGLNCIGPVVPVARSVGRKKALEMLFFGDLVPAREALAMGLVNRVYPEEALKMETRRWAAALAQKSPVALQIAKKAFYAAEDMEYHQAFEYMNEAFARLCCTEDAPEGIRAFKEKRLPVWKGR encoded by the coding sequence ATGGGATATGAGACCATCATAGTGGAGATCGGGGATGATTATGTCGCGGATGTGACGCTCAATCGTCCGGAAAACCTCAACACCTTCAACGTGGCGCTTGCAACGGAACTTGGGCAGGCGCTCCAGGAACTGGATGCGGATCAGCGGGTGCGCGTGATCGTGCTGAAGGGCGCAGGAAAGGCCTTTTGCGCGGGCATCGATGTCGGAGATTTCCACGGCAAGAGCGCGCTCGAATACCGCGAGTGGATCGGGTGCATGGAGCGCCCCTTGGTTGCCATCAGCGGCTTGTGCAAGCCCGTGATCGCCCAGGTTCACGGGGTCGCGGCGGCGAACGGTGCAGGCTTGGTGGCCGCCGCGGATCTGGCTGTTGCAGGCGAGTCGGCGCGGTTGGGTTTGACGGCCATCAATGTCGGTTTGAACTGCATCGGCCCCGTTGTGCCGGTTGCGCGGTCCGTCGGCAGGAAGAAGGCCCTCGAGATGCTTTTTTTCGGGGATCTCGTCCCAGCCAGAGAGGCTTTGGCGATGGGGCTTGTAAACCGGGTTTATCCTGAAGAGGCCCTGAAGATGGAGACCCGCAGATGGGCGGCTGCCCTCGCTCAGAAAAGTCCGGTGGCTTTGCAGATCGCCAAAAAGGCCTTCTACGCGGCGGAGGATATGGAATATCACCAGGCCTTCGAGTACATGAACGAGGCGTTCGCCCGCTTGTGCTGCACCGAGGATGCCCCTGAAGGCATCCGGGCCTTCAAGGAGAAAAGGCTCCCTGTCTGGAAAGGGAGATGA
- a CDS encoding RidA family protein produces the protein MERIATDKAPAAVGPYAQAVKSGELLFCSGQIGIDPRTGKLAGEDIEAQAGQVLENMQKVLLAAGLGMNDVLKTTVFLVDMKEFPVVNAVYAKAFGDHRPARSTVQVVGLPLGARIEIECIADAGLAERQVG, from the coding sequence ATGGAGAGGATTGCGACCGACAAGGCACCTGCGGCCGTGGGGCCTTACGCTCAGGCGGTGAAGTCGGGGGAGTTGCTCTTCTGTTCGGGTCAGATCGGGATTGATCCGCGCACAGGAAAGCTCGCCGGTGAGGACATCGAGGCCCAGGCGGGGCAGGTCCTGGAAAACATGCAGAAGGTCCTGCTGGCGGCAGGGTTGGGGATGAACGACGTGTTGAAGACGACGGTCTTTCTCGTGGATATGAAGGAATTCCCCGTGGTGAATGCCGTATATGCCAAGGCGTTTGGAGACCACCGGCCGGCGCGGTCCACCGTCCAGGTCGTAGGGCTGCCGCTCGGCGCCAGGATCGAGATCGAATGCATCGCCGACGCCGGTCTTGCCGAACGCCAGGTTGGATGA